The Sulfurospirillum sp. UCH001 genome segment ATTATGCTCTCGCTTCTGCCTCAAAGTGCTACAAAAGAGCATATTGATAAAATAGCATGGAAAGCAACGATGACTATTATTGTTGCTTTTTTTGTTGTCCTATTGACGGGTAATTTTCTACTCAATTTATTTGGTATTGAAATTGATTCACTCAAAGTCATGGGTGGTATTATTCTACTCTTAACAGCTATCAAAATGGTACAAGGCTCAATGGAATCCAAAGATCAGACAGAGGAGGAGCGAGAAGAAGCCATCAGAAATGATGAATTTTCTGTCATCCCCTTAGGTGTTCCTATTACATTTGGACCAGGTATTTTTGCAACTATTATTATTTTACGTGGCCACAGCGAAGGAGTGACTTCGATTGCTGCATTGATTATCGCTTATTTGCTTGTTGCACTGAGTGTGTACTTAGCTTTTAAAAATAGTATTTATATTCGCCACTACCTCGGCATTACGGGGCAAAAAATCGTCAGTCGTTTGATGGGACTTATTGTTGGTGCAATTGCTGTACAGTTTATTGTTGGTGGTGTGAGCGTACTTGCAAAACATTATATGTAAGGATGTATGATGAATCAAGGTGGTTGGACATGCCCTCACGATGTTGAAGGGATTTGCGATATTATTAAAAAAGAGTGCGATCCTGGAGATCGTGGTTGTGTTTTATATGGAAAAGCAAAATTTTCCTGTGAAGATTCACCATCTAACGAAGCATTTGAAAAACGTATGGAACGTAAAATGCGTGAAATGTTAGGCGAAAACGAGAAGTAATTTCGAGAATATTTTAAGAGTAAAACTCATTTTGGAGTCATTGCTGACTCCAAAATCTATAACTGAAGATCGCTTTTTAAAGTGATTGAGACTGCGCTAAATATACAAAACCTAGAGCGAATAAAACAGCATTAATAAGGGTCATAGTTAATCCAGCTTTTACAACATTTAACTTTTTCATCTTTAAGCTCCTTTTGCATTTTCGGAATTATACGCATTTAAAACTTAAAAAACAATAAATTAAATTTTATCTATTTATTTTTATTTTCATTTGGTAACATTTTTACACCTTAATAAGAATAAAAAATATTAATATTAAATATATAAATTAAGTTAAAAATAAGTTAATTACTTGGATTAGGCTTTTGGTCTATACCCTATTCTAAAGCCACCCCAATGACGGCCTTTTACATAGATAGGGATTGAGATATCATGCATGACATCGCCATTTTCTCTACGATACGTTTGAAGAAGAACACGCTTCTCATGGTTTGCTCCTCTGACACCACTATCTGTAAAAATGCGTTTTGAGCGGTTACCGAAGAGGTCTTTTTCATAATTGCCTGTTAATGGCGCACGTGCATTGTGTGTAGAGATGTAACCTGATTTATGCATGGCAACAGCATAAAAAAGATTTTGTGCATTCTCTTTCATTAAGGTATCAACGATATCTGGAAAGGTTTGATCTGTAAAAGTATCATACGCAGTGGTATATTTTTGTGGATTTGTGTTAGCAATAGGTTTGAAATTAGTATCAAAAATAGCTTCAACAGTAAGTTTGCCGGTATTAATGGCATTCTCAAATAAGGTTTCCACACGTGACTTTGCGTTAAGACAGAGTTGATACATCTTTTCATGGTATTCATCCATTGCAAAAGCACTGAGGTTCTCATGGGCTTCTTCTGCACCAGAAATGATGGCTTGTGTTTGACCAGAAATGGCTTTCATCTCTTTTGTACCTGCTTCGAGCTGGTCACTGATTTTTGAAATAGCCTCTTTAATAGTAAGAAGCTGATCACTATTATAATCAGCACTTTTTGCAATCGTGTCAATTTGATCTTCTATTTTTTCAGCATTATTGATAAAGTGTTTGATTTCATCACCTACATGCTGAACCGTATGCGTAGCACGTTCTATTTCATTGCGCAATGTTTCGATACTTGCATAAACATCGTTTGTATCTTGTTGGATTTGTTTTACAATAATAGTAACTTCACTGGTTGATTTTGAAGTACGCTCAGCAAGATTTCGTACCTCATCAGCGACAACAGCAAATCCACGTCCATGCTCACCTGCGCGTGCCGCTTCAATAGCAGCATTTAAAGCTAAAAGATTGGTTTGATCTGCGATATCATCAATGACCGTTGTGACATTTTGAATCGTGATAGATTTTTCTTTTAGATCATTGACTTTTGATGAGGCATCGGCAGATTGTACATTGATGCTGTTCATTCGTGTGATAATTTCATTGAGCTCAGCAATACTTTGTTGACTCTCTTTCATTGATATTTTGGCAAATGTAGATGCTTCTTGTGCATTTGAGCTTACCAAATTCACTTGCTCGAAAATATTTTGTGTTGAGCTTGAAATCTCAGAAATAGAATGTGCTTTTTCTTCTAACTTTTTAGACATTGTGTCTATAGAATACATGAGTTGTGCCGTAGCAATAGAATTTTTCCCTGCACTTTGTGAGTAATTTTCACTCAAGTATGTTAAGAGTGTCACAAGACGATAAATTCTTGGAAAAAGAGAGTGAAGTAATGTATGCTTTTCTGTTACGTGTAGAAACTCTTTTTGATGGGCTTCACGTACATTTTTATCACGGGAGTCAAACTCGCTTAGAAGTTCTACTGCATGGGAAAAAGGTTGAATAATAACTTTATTGAGCGTAAGTGTTGCAATTATAAAAAGAACAAATGAAATGATTGCAATGACAAAAGGTTCTGTAATAAACCATGCAACGCCAAATAAGCCTACTCCTAACAGTATAAAAATACTACTGATTTTAAAAAAATAACGTTGAAGCATTTTTTTCCTCGACTCTATAAAGATTAATGTATCAGAGTAACACATTAAGATGATAAAGTCATGAAAAAAATGATTGTGACAAAAAAATAACTTTATTGTGTTTAGATTTGACACTCATAGAAAAAAGAGCAAAATTAAGATAAAATTTCACATTTAAAATTTTTAGGAGCGATACAGTGTCGAGTATCTCAAAATATAGCAAAATCAATAGTTTGAAATCTGTTAAAAAATGTCTTTTCCCTGCTGCTGGGTATGGTACACACTTCCTCCCTGCAACAAAAGCGATGCCAAAAGAGATGTTACCTGTTCTTACAAAGCCTTTGATTCAATATGGTGTTGAAGAGGCGGTTAGTGCAGGTATTGACACTATGGCGATTGTCACAGGTCGTGGTAAGCGTGCGATTGAAGACCATTTTGACGTGAGTTATGAGCTTGAGCACCAAATTAAAGGTACCTCAAAAGAGAGCTACCTTACTGAAATTCGTAATCTCATTGATAATTGTACCTTCAGTTATACCAGACAAGTGGAGATGAAAGGCTTGGGTCACGCAATTCTAACAGGTAAAACATTGATTGGAGATGAGCCATTTGCTGTTATTTTAGCGGATGACTTGTGTGACAACAATGATGATGACCCAGTACTTAAACAAATGGTAGAAGTGTATGAAAAATACCGCTGCTGTGTTGTTGCTATCGAAGAAGTTCCAAAAGAAGAAACCAATAAATACGGTGTAATCGATGGTAAAATTGTAGACGGCAATGAGTCGGTACTTCGCGTGTCTAACATGGTAGAAAAACCAGATCCAAAAGATGCTCCAACCAATTTGGCGATTATTGGTCGTTATATCCTTACCCCAGATATTTTTGAAGTCATTGAAAATACAAAACCAGGTAAAGGTGGAGAAATTCAAATTACCGATGCTCTTTTAGAGCTTGCAAAACAAGGTAAAGTTATCGCGTATAAATTCCAAGGAAGACGTTTTGACTGTGGTTCTATCGAGGGCTTTGTTGAAGCGACAAACTACTTCCACGATAAAGTAAAATAAATCTTCAGTAGCCTATTTTAGGGCTTTTCCCCTCTTGCATTTCTAAAGTGCAAGAGGTTTTTTCCATTTTCATTCTACTGCATAAACTCCAAGATAAACCCTTTATTAGCTTTGCTTAGCTATAATCTTGCCATTAAATAATAATGAGGCGGAATTATGTCCAATCACGAAACAAAGTATATTTTTATTACTGGAGGCGTTTTAAGCTCTCTTGGTAAAGGCATAGCAGCGGCGAGTATCTCTACCCTTTTAAAAAATGTTGGCTTTAAAGTCAGCATCCTCAAAGCAGATCCTTACATCAATGTCGATCCAGGCACGATGAGTCCACTAGAACATGGTGAAGTTTTTGTAACCGATGATGGTGCTGAAACCGATCTTGACCTTGGTCACTATGAGCGTTTTTTAGATGAAAACCTAACCCAAGCCAATAACTTTACAACAGGGCGTGTTTACTCTTCTGTTATCGAAAAAGAGCGCCGTGGAGATTACCTTGGTAAAACCATTCAGGTTATCCCTCACATTGTTGATGAGATTGCCAATCGTATTAAAGAAGCAGGAAAAGGGAAAGATATTCTCATTGTAGAAATTGGTGGAACCGTTGGGGACATTGAAGGCTTACCATTTTTAGAAGCGATTCGCTCTCTTAAAAGTGAGCTAGGCAAACGCAGAGCAATGAACATTCACCTTACTCTTGTACCATTCATCAAAGCAGCGGGTGAGCTTAAAACGAAACCAACCCAACACTCTGTTCAAGAACTTCGCCGTATTGGTATTACGCCAGATATGCTCATTTGCCGTTCAGAATATCCACTTCCTAAAGAGCTTAAAAATAAGCTTGCTTTCTCATGCGGTGTTGAGCGTAATTCTGTCATTGAGTGTTTGGATGCAACGACAATTTATCAAGTACCTCTTAGTTTCTTAAAAGAGAACATCCTAGCGCCAATTTCTGAGACACTTGATCTTG includes the following:
- a CDS encoding MarC family protein, translating into MTDFLNLLLQHTITMFAIVDPLGVSAIMLSLLPQSATKEHIDKIAWKATMTIIVAFFVVLLTGNFLLNLFGIEIDSLKVMGGIILLLTAIKMVQGSMESKDQTEEEREEAIRNDEFSVIPLGVPITFGPGIFATIIILRGHSEGVTSIAALIIAYLLVALSVYLAFKNSIYIRHYLGITGQKIVSRLMGLIVGAIAVQFIVGGVSVLAKHYM
- the galU gene encoding UTP--glucose-1-phosphate uridylyltransferase GalU, with translation MSSISKYSKINSLKSVKKCLFPAAGYGTHFLPATKAMPKEMLPVLTKPLIQYGVEEAVSAGIDTMAIVTGRGKRAIEDHFDVSYELEHQIKGTSKESYLTEIRNLIDNCTFSYTRQVEMKGLGHAILTGKTLIGDEPFAVILADDLCDNNDDDPVLKQMVEVYEKYRCCVVAIEEVPKEETNKYGVIDGKIVDGNESVLRVSNMVEKPDPKDAPTNLAIIGRYILTPDIFEVIENTKPGKGGEIQITDALLELAKQGKVIAYKFQGRRFDCGSIEGFVEATNYFHDKVK